A window of the Anoplolepis gracilipes chromosome 11, ASM4749672v1, whole genome shotgun sequence genome harbors these coding sequences:
- the LOC140670861 gene encoding quinone oxidoreductase-like protein 2, translating to MGRLAHERTGYQMGEKVVVHNYPVCGGLAESCLDVFGLTGRIFLKDTAVVMDDYFSALLAMGRRARIQRNECFLVNAKHSRSALAVIDLAIRVFGAKPIALCNDVRRAKLCADLGAEVVCDKNERCLPYKLKELTGKEQVRVMIETEGGSYFRSVVKCLKHDGLIALLGDARNKRYLDLYLMSPNYTVFAVAAEHYKVADTLVYRETMQHLLDYHAKCTIRPRISAIFGLHRVNDAFDYYTTVPSGNVLIDMKDLDRLTVCDEIFYN from the exons ATGGGCAGACTGGCACACGAGCGGACAGGCTATCAGATGGGCGAGAAAGTCGTCGTGCACAACTATCCCGTCTGCGGTGGTTTAGCCGAAAGCTGTCTG GACGTGTTTGGATTAACGGGACGAATATTCCTGAAAGACACGGCGGTCGTTATGGATGATTATTTTTCAGCGCTACTGGCGATGGGCCGTCGAGCTCGCATTCAGAGAAACGAATGCTTTCTCGTTAACGCGAAACATTCGCGTTCCGCCTTGGCCGTCATAGATCTTGCCATTAGAGTGTTCGGAGCCAAG ccgATAGCTCTGTGCAACGATGTAAGGCGAGCCAAGCTGTGCGCCGATCTCGGAGCAGAGGTCGTGTGTGATAAAAATGAACGGTGCTTgccatataaattaaaagaactcACCGGAAAGGAACAAGTGCGTGTCATGATCGAGACCGAAGGCGGGTCGTACTTCCGGAGCGTCGTCAAATG CTTGAAGCACGACGGGCTAATCGCTCTTCTTGGCGATGCTCGGAATAAACGGTACCTCGATTTATATCTAATGTCGCCGAATTACACAGTATTCGCGGTCGCCGCGGAACATTACAAAGTCGCTGACACCCTGGTATACAG AGAGACTATGCAACATTTGTTGGACTATCACGCGAAATGCACAATTCGTCCTCGTATCTCGGCGATTTTCGGTTTGCATCGTGTCAACGATGCGTTCGACTATTACACGACGGTGCCGAGCGGAAATGTGTTGATAGATATGAAGGATCTTGATCGATTAACTGTGTGcgatgagatattttataattag
- the LOC140671376 gene encoding uncharacterized protein has protein sequence MSHIQIIKNHLELRSKHEAAIKDILSGKKDVQAAAISYGLNRTILILKIDIVKKKEKYIELKFKFKSAVSEYLDRGATMLKAIAKHYGINPTSLKKEIEFFKKKKILGAASYKYDKPIERAVIFTFRKEEFLLKDLYLWREIFQPYCFCQLCAMELLILTNQYIQNKGRMIKGWNKTKPAGIKGLIKFEMKFSKTISETFMPNCIKIPPVKNTLANKSNSPLLFVSKSVHDRSSLQTTNFDQSRIYNVEDMSVQTVQKITSAITENDQPMDLRICFSN, from the coding sequence ttcaaataattaaaaatcacttAGAATTAAGAAGTAAGCATGAGGCAGCAATAAAAGATATTCTAAGTGGAAAGAAGGATGTGCAAGCCGCTGCAATAAGCTATGGACTTAATCGAACAATCTTGATTCTTAAAATAgacattgtaaaaaagaaggaaaaatatattgaactaaaattcaaattcaaatcGGCAGTATCGGAGTATTTAGATCGGGGAGCCACTATGCTAAAAGCTATTGCAAAGCACTATGGAATTAATCCAACAAGTctgaagaaagaaatagaattttttaaaaagaaaaaaattttggggGCTGCATCGTACAAATACGACAAACCTATTGAACGTGcagtaatttttacatttagaaaGGAAGAGTTTTTACTGAAGGATTTATATCTCTGGAGAGAGATTTTTCAACCATATTGCTTTTGCCAATTGTGCGCGATGGAACTGTTGATTCTAACAAATCAGTACATTCAAAACAAAGGGAGAATGATAAAAGGATGGAACAAAACTAAACCGGCAGGAATAAAAGGGTTGATAAAGTTTGAAATGAAATTCAGCAAAACTATCTCAGAAACCTTTATGcctaattgtataaaaataccaCCTGTAAAAAACACGTTGGCAAACAAATCAAATTCTCCGCTGCTGTTTGTTTCCAAATCGGTACACGATCGCAGTAGTCTACAGACAACAAATTTTGATCAGTCGCGAATTTACAATGTTGAAGATATGTCTGTGCAAACGGTTCAGAAAATTACATCCGCCATTACTGAGAATGATCAACCAATGGATCTAAGGATCTGTTTTTCAAActaa